The DNA sequence GTCGATGGACGATCTGGGCAGCGTCGTGACTCGGACCGGGGACTACGAGCGGGCGCGCGCCCTGATGGAGGAAGCTCTGGCCCTGTACCGCGAGATAGGCCACCGCGAGGGCCAGGGCTCGGCCCTGTACGGTCTTGGAGTGGTCGAGCGTGACCTTCTGGACTACACCTCAGCGCGGGAGTACCTCACTCAGACCCTCGCCGTGGCGGAGGAACTCAAAGACGTTCAGTGCATTGCGCTCGCCGCGACCGCACTGGGCAGCGTGGCGGCCCTCAGCGGCGATGCGCGGGAGGGCGGAGAACGGATCTCACAAGGCATTACGCTTTTCCGGGAACTTGGCGATTCGCGAGGCTTGTTCGTAGCGCTATATCACCTGGGCGCGACCGTCGAAAGGCGGACGGATCCTGAAGCGGCGGTCGCCACCCTGCGCGAGGGATTGCAGTTGGCCAACAAGGGTGGGGACCCCAGATATACGCTTTACAGCCTCGACGCCCTGGGTCTCGTCGCCGCGGACATGGGCCAGTTGGAGCGCGCGGCGCGCCTCCTGGGGAAGGGTGAAGCCTATCGCGTTGATCTCGGATACCCTTGGCCGCCTTACATTCTGGATGATCGCGAGAGGACGCTCTCCGGGGTCCGGGCCGCGCTGCCCCCGGAAGCTCTGGACAGACAGTGGCGCGAAGGGGCGTCGATGTCCCTGGAAGATGCCATCCGCTATGCGTCCAGATAGATCCGCTCCGGACGGGATTTGTTCCCGCAATTAGCCGGCGATACCGCAATTGCTGAGAAAAATCTGTAGATTTTTCGTCGCTGCCAGTCTTTAACGCTCCTGCTAATGATGTGTTTGCGGTGGACGGGTATTCTACGTCTGCAGATCATTCACGTCCCAGGCGCGTGTGGCGCCTGAAGGAGCATCATAAATGGCGGTGTTTGAAAATACTATGGAGAAGGCCGGGCGATCGTTTGGCGCGGCCTCAACGGAGCAGCGCATCATTCCGCGGCGCCGCAGCCGCCGCGGTATAGGCTTCTGGCTGGACTGGGCCCCGATGATTGGGCTTGGACTGGCAATAGCAGTATCGGGCGTGCATTGCATCGGCGCCTCCTTATTTGGGAATCCGCCGGCGATGATTGCGCAGACCAATCGCGCCGGGCACAGTGTCAAAACCGCTCAAGCCCCGGACAGTAGCACGGGCATCCCTGTCGCAGTACGTATCGCGTTTTAACAGTGACGCCGATACGCCAGCCGCCGGAAAATGTGAACAAGACCGCCGTCAGGGAACCCTGACGGCGGTCCGTTTTCGTGCGGGGGCCGATGTGCCTATTTCACAGCATCATCGTTCACTGCAGAGCCTGCCCGCTTCGGCGGCATACTCGCGGAACAGGCGCATGTACAATTCGTATTCATGCAACGAGACGCCTGGAGGGGTCTGGTGGTCTACGCTGATGATGAACCCCCCTCCCGAAGCGGTTGGCAACAGGCGCTCGAACTCAGCCCGCATAGCGGCCTCGCCCCGGGTCATCACCATTTTGTCGTAGTGGCCGATGAAGCGCATCCGCGGGTGCTCGGCTCGAAGGCGCGCGATATCGGCGCCTGCCTGCCGCTCCAGGGGAAGGATGCCGTCAAGACCCGCATCCTCGAACCAGTACGACGGGATCGTCACGTCGCCGTCTGAGTCCACAACGCTCAGTATCCCGCGTTCATTCAGCGCGGGGACGACGCGCCCGTAGTATGGTTTGAGAAACTCGTTGAATTGAGCCTTCGAGAGCATCGGGCCGTGGTTATAGCTCAAGTCCTCGCCGAACGTCATGAAGTCTGGGGTGCATATATCGCAGATCTCCTCGACGACATACAGTATCCAGGCGGACAGGTCGTTGTTGATCCGATGCATCAGTTCGGGCTGATCGTAGAACGCGTACAGGTGCCGTTCGATTCCGAGCAGCGTGCGCGGGAACCAGAAGAATCCGTCCACGCTGAACCACAGGACCACTTCACCACGTTTCTGCTGCTGCGCCCAGTCTTCCCACATCGCACGATCGATCGCCGGCCGGGGGAAAAGGTACGGGCGGATTCGTTCATATCCGTCCATATCTTCGACCAGGGAGCGGCCTTCACCGGAAGGATTTGGGAATCCGGGGCGGCGTATTCCGACCCAGTCCTGCATGTACACGTCCTGCCCGAAATGGCGGTTGACGGCGTAACGGTCAGTCACGGGCAATCCTTCGGCGCTCCAACGATCGATCGTTTTGTCCCACCAAACGGCCCATTCCACGAGGGGCAGACGGTCAAACGGCAGAAAGTTCATCACTGCGTGAAAGCGTTCGCGGGGGTTCATCTCATCCATCTCGTGTCCTTTGGGCGTCAGCTGCCAATGTTCGGCTTCATTGTAGGCACGATTCGCATCGCGGTTTCGCCGGGCCGGGCGTGGTTGCGGGGAATGGTTTCACCTTCTGGCTTCCGGCGGGGCGTCGCGTGGTAGTATACCAGAGGATCGGCTTCTCGATTCGCGATCCGCCATGCCTTGAAAGGAAACGTCCTCAATGATCGGCAACACAACCCTGTCTAACCTCGCGACACTTCGCGATTTCCGCAGCAAGCGTTTCTCCTCTTACGATCCCACCGGCGGAAACCACGACTGGTGGGATCTCGCCGCCGGCGAGACCCTTGCCATCGCCGACACGCATTCCCCAGGGTGTGTGAAGCACATCTGGATGACGACCAACTGTGAGGCGCCGGCTTACCTTCGCCGACTGATTATCCGCATGTACTGGGACGGCGAAGAAACTCCCAGCGTTGAGTGTCCACTGGGTGATTTCTTCGGCCTCGGTCACGGATTGCAGCGGAACTTCAACAGCCTTCCATTGCAGTTCAGCCCCCAGGATGGCCGCGCGATGAACTGCTGGTTCCCGATGCCCTTCAGTGAGGGGATGCGCATCACGGTGACCAACGAATGCGAAACCGAGGGCGCCTGGGTGTACTTCTATATCGACTGGGAGGAATACTCCTCGCCCGAACCGACGAGATACCTCGCCCGCTTCCACGCGCAGTGGCGCCGCGAGAATCCGACGAAGGGCTACGAGATCCCCTGCGGACCGGACATGAGCGATCCAAAGGCGTGGCAGAAGGCCTACCACTTTGGCCTCAAGAACACAGACGGCAAAGACAACTATGTGATCCTGGACGCCCTCGGCAGGGGACAGTTCGTTGGCTGCCACCTCGACATCGACTGTTTTGAGCGCCAGCTGAACGACTGGTACGGCGAAGGAGACGATATGATTTTCGTCGATGGCGAGTCATGGCCGCCGGCGCTGCACGGCACCGGCACCGAGGACTACGTCAACATGGCCTTTTGCCCGCGTCAGGAATGCAGTATGCCCTATCATGGCCTGATTCTCTACAACGAGGGTATCGGCTGGCCGTGGAAGGGCAAGCAGACCGTGTATCGCTACCACATCGAGGACCCGATCGCCTTCACAGAGTCGATCCGCGTCACAATCGAGCACGGTCACGCGAACAAGCTGAGCAACGACGTATCGTCCACCGCGTACTGGTACCAGTTGGAACCACACGGCGCGTTCCCGGTTCTTCTGCCCGTTGCGGAACGCCTTCCGCGCCCGGACGAACCAAGATACGAATACGGGAAGTAGAGTCACGACCTGGTCGTCAGGGTCTCCGGTCACACCGATTCTAGTGAAATGCAGAGCGGGGTACAGGTTCCGAGGAACCTGTACCCCGCTCCGGCGTTGCGCCTCAGTGGGCGCCAGGGCGCGAGATTGTCAAACGCTTCGGCGTTACGGGTTCGTATCGAGCCCGACAGACTTGCGTGCGATGCGAAGCGCATCGGCCAGGTCGATTTTACCGTTGGCTTCCACGTCGTAGCGCGGCAGGTAGTTCTGCGGGAGTGTGGAGAGGCCGCCGGCCCATCGCAGGCTGTTGATCACGTCCAATGTCGTGAACGGCCCTGCGGGGGCGTCCGGTCCGACCCGGTCGATGACGACATCGTCAACGAAGAGAGTCTGGCCAACGGCATCCGCGCCGAGAGCGCAGATGATCCGGATCGCGGCCGTGCCAACGGGAGGCGTCAAACGAACGCCAACCGTCTGGGCCGAGTTGTCCCAACTACGGTAGTTAAGGACCTGTTCCCAC is a window from the Armatimonadota bacterium genome containing:
- a CDS encoding glycoside hydrolase family 172 protein; the encoded protein is MIGNTTLSNLATLRDFRSKRFSSYDPTGGNHDWWDLAAGETLAIADTHSPGCVKHIWMTTNCEAPAYLRRLIIRMYWDGEETPSVECPLGDFFGLGHGLQRNFNSLPLQFSPQDGRAMNCWFPMPFSEGMRITVTNECETEGAWVYFYIDWEEYSSPEPTRYLARFHAQWRRENPTKGYEIPCGPDMSDPKAWQKAYHFGLKNTDGKDNYVILDALGRGQFVGCHLDIDCFERQLNDWYGEGDDMIFVDGESWPPALHGTGTEDYVNMAFCPRQECSMPYHGLILYNEGIGWPWKGKQTVYRYHIEDPIAFTESIRVTIEHGHANKLSNDVSSTAYWYQLEPHGAFPVLLPVAERLPRPDEPRYEYGK
- a CDS encoding uroporphyrinogen decarboxylase family protein; the protein is MNPRERFHAVMNFLPFDRLPLVEWAVWWDKTIDRWSAEGLPVTDRYAVNRHFGQDVYMQDWVGIRRPGFPNPSGEGRSLVEDMDGYERIRPYLFPRPAIDRAMWEDWAQQQKRGEVVLWFSVDGFFWFPRTLLGIERHLYAFYDQPELMHRINNDLSAWILYVVEEICDICTPDFMTFGEDLSYNHGPMLSKAQFNEFLKPYYGRVVPALNERGILSVVDSDGDVTIPSYWFEDAGLDGILPLERQAGADIARLRAEHPRMRFIGHYDKMVMTRGEAAMRAEFERLLPTASGGGFIISVDHQTPPGVSLHEYELYMRLFREYAAEAGRLCSER